In the Wyeomyia smithii strain HCP4-BCI-WySm-NY-G18 chromosome 2, ASM2978416v1, whole genome shotgun sequence genome, one interval contains:
- the LOC129720041 gene encoding uncharacterized protein K02A2.6-like: MSVPPLHSGQADQPFKETILQILNNQHMLMARLSDQMTAIQGNVQQTNRTELILDSLASNITDFVYDGETGCSFEAWFARYADLFEKDAAQLTDDAKVRLLLRKLNPVAHERYTSFILPKLSREYSFEETVAKLKTIFGTPVSIFYRRYQCLQTTKDEHEDFISYSCKVNRACVDFKLQELQEEKFKCLIFLCGLKSSKDYDIRMRLLSKINDTNDITLEKVVEECKSLINLKRDTVLIGGQSSSYTVAATKATRAHSPYGHRRGNVKHNKGKCDEVKTPCWGCGGMHFSSQCTFKDHKCRDCGRTGHKEGYCGCFKRRQPVYKGKQQSKMQHSNKIVIVKDLKRSRRYVETSINGVPVSLQLDSGSDITVISRQNWIKIGAPQTWPPDCEVQTASGSKLKIDSMFRATITIGDTQREGNCYVTNLSLNVLGSDLLDEFGLWDVPFSSFCKVIGKKEDQHIAELKAEFPSVFSDRMGLCTKKQVQFTLKENARPVFKPKRPVSYSMETVIEGELQRLEDLGIITPITYADWAAPIVVVRKPDNSVRICADFTTGLNNALEANNYPLPLPEDIFNRMANCVIFSHIDLSNAYLQVPVDTESRKLININTHKGLYQFNRLSPGIKSAPGAFQQIMDTMLAGIECTTPYLDDILVGGRTVEEHKRNLRHVLQRIQEYGFTVKFEKCRFFMRQVKYLGQFVFQMGRKRRFFMLLEV; the protein is encoded by the coding sequence atgtcgGTGCCGCCATTGCATTCCGGACAGGCAGATCAACCGTTCAAGGAGACTATTTTACAAATCCTCAACAACCAGCACATGCTGATGGCGCGGTTGTCGGATCAAATGACGGCGATCCAAGGAAACGTCCAGCAAACAAATCGAACTGAGCTGATACTCGACTCCCTAGCGTCGAATATTACGGACTTTGTCTACGATGGAGAAACAGGATGTTCCTTTGAAGCTTGGTTCGCTCGCTATGCGGACCTCTTTGAGAAAGATGCCGCCCAATTGACGGATGACGCAAAGGTACGGCTCCTACTCCGAAAGTTGAATCCTGTCGCCCACGAGAGATATACATCGTTCATTCTTCCTAAGCTGTCAAGAGAATATTCTTTCGAAGAAACAGTAGCTAAATTGAAAACTATCTTTGGTACCCCTGTGTCAATTTTTTATCGTCGGTACCAATGTTTGCAGACGACTAAAGACGAGCATGAAGATTTTATTAGTTACTCATGCAAAGTAAACCGAGCTTGCGTTGATTTCAAGCTGCAGGAGTTGCAGGAAGAAAAATTCAAATGTCTCATTTTCTTGTGTGGGCTAAAATCATCCAAGGATTATGACATTAGGATGCGTTTGTTGTCGAAAATTAATGACACAAATGATATCACACTTGAGAAGGTTGTCGAAGAGTGCAAATCTCTCATTAACCTGAAGCGTGATACGGTTCTTATAGGAGGACAGTCTTCATCCTACACTGTGGCGGCAACGAAGGCTACCAGAGCACACTCACCATATGGACATAGGAGGGGAAATGTCAAACACAACAAAGGCAAGTGTGACGAAGTCAAAACGCCGTGCTGGGGCTGCGGCGGTATGCATTTTTCCAGTCAATGCACTTTTAAAGACCACAAGTGCCGGGACTGCGGTCGAACGGGCCACAAAGAAGGCTATTGTGGGTGTTTCAAACGGCGTCAACCAGTATACAAGGGCAAGCAGCAGAGCAAAATGCAACACTCAAATAAGATCGTGATAGTAAAGGACCTCAAACGAAGTAGGCGATATGTTGAAACCAGCATCAACGGAGTACCAGTTAGTCTTCAGCTGGATTCCGGCTCCGACATAACAGTCATATCTAGACAAAACTGGATCAAAATTGGAGCACCACAAACATGGCCACCGGACTGCGAGGTACAGACAGCTTCTGGCAGTAAATTGAAAATCGATTCGATGTTCCGAGCCACCATCACCATCGGCGACACACAACGAGAAGGTAATTGTTACGTTACTAACCTATCTCTGAACGTTTTAGGCTCAGACCTACTAGATGAGTTTGGGCTATGGGACGTGCCGTTTTCATCATTTTGTAAGGTGATCGGAAAAAAAGAAGACCAACATATTGCTGAGTTAAAAGCGGAATTCCCAAGTGTTTTTTCGGATCGTATGGGCCTCTGTACGAAAAAGCAAGTACAGTTCACACTTAAAGAGAATGCGCGGCCGGTGTTCAAACCCAAGCGGCCGGTTTCGTACAGTATGGAGACGGTCATAGAAGGGGAATTACAGCGTTTAGAAGATCTCGGTATCATTACACCGATAACCTACGCAGACTGGGCTGCACCGATTGTGGTGGTACGTAAGCCGGACAATTCCGTCCGGATTTGTGCAGATTTCACGACAGGGTTAAACAACGCACTAGAGGCAAACAACTACCCTTTGCCTCTCCCGGAAGACATATTCAATCGAATGGCAAATTGTGTGATATTTAGTCATATCGATTTGTCAAACGCTTATCTACAAGTCCCCGTCGATACAGAAAGTCGCAAGCTGATCAATATAAACACACACAAGGGATTATATCAGTTTAATCGGCTATCCCCTGGCATCAAAAGTGCCCCAGGGGCTTTCCAGCAAATTATGGATACGATGCTGGCGGGAATCGAATGCACCACCCCCTACCTTGATGATATACTGGTTGGAGGTCGCACCGTAGAGGAGCATAAACGTAACCTACGTCATGTGCTCCAACGCATTCAGGAGTACGGTTTTACGGTGAAGTTTgaaaaatgtcgattttttatGCGCCAGGTGAAGTACCTAGGCCAGTTCGTTTTCCAGATGGGTCGGAAAAGGCGGTTTTTCATGCTTCTCGAAGTTTAA
- the LOC129720042 gene encoding uncharacterized protein K02A2.6-like, whose amino-acid sequence MPEVLVSDNGTQLTSDVFERFCEANGIMHLKTAPFHPQSNGQVERFVDTFKRTIKKIQAGGESLEEAIDTFLLCYRATPCRNAPDGKSPAEVLLGKPLRTSFELLRPPTRFFKDNSLKQNKQFNAKHGAKEKSFEVKNKVFAQVHYGNKCNWVPGEIVERVGTVIYNVWLPEMQRLIRSHSNQLRTRYEDKPSESCEAERTVPLDILLGAWGLGPTEPNTTKEVASTSGSSESLNDFQREFLRELMGREEGNPRPRLPKKPPTIDPEVQRRSTRQRRTPIRYEPYQVY is encoded by the coding sequence ATGCCTGAAGTGCTAGTGTCGGACAATGGGACACAGCTAACAAGCGATGTGTTTGAGCGATTTTGCGAGGCAAACGGTATTATGCATCTCAAAACAGCGCCGTTCCATCCCCAAAGCAATGGGCAAGTGGAACGTTTTGTCGACACGTTCAAAcggacaataaaaaaaattcaggcgGGAGGAGAGTCATTAGAAGAAGCAATTGATACCTTTTTGCTCTGCTACAGAGCTACACCGTGTCGAAATGCTCCAGACGGCAAATCCCCGGCGGAAGTGCTTTTAGGAAAACCATTGCGGACATCATTTGAACTGCTCCGCCCTCCAACCAGATTCTTCAAGGATAACAGTCTgaagcaaaacaaacaattcaACGCTAAACATGGTGCGAAGGAAAAATCCTTCGAGGTGAAAAATAAAGTGTTTGCCCAAGTGCACTACGGAAACAAATGCAACTGGGTGCCAGGAGAAATCGTTGAACGAGTGGGTACTGTCATATACAACGTTTGGCTTCCAGAAATGCAGCGGCTTATCCGGTCGCATAGCAACCAACTGAGGACACGCTACGAAGATAAACCGAGTGAATCATGTGAAGCGGAGCGGACTGTCCCCCTCGACATACTGTTGGGCGCCTGGGGACTCGGTCCAACCGAACCAAATACTACTAAGGAGGTAGCATCGACATCAGGATCGTCGGAAAGTTTGAATGATTTTCAACGGGAGTTTTTGCGAGAGCTCATGGGTCGCGAAGAGGGAAATCCTCGACCTCGGTTACCAAAAAAGCCCCCTACGATAGATCCTGAGGTACAACGTCGTTCGACGCGTCAGCGTAGAACACCAATCCGCTACGAACCCTACCAGGTTTACTAA